One region of Mangifera indica cultivar Alphonso chromosome 3, CATAS_Mindica_2.1, whole genome shotgun sequence genomic DNA includes:
- the LOC123211705 gene encoding putative E3 ubiquitin-protein ligase UBR7: protein MASETVDDGEQTITIKEYLNEVEEEELEADLVLGGDEGKECTYTKGYMKRQAIFSCLTCTPEGNAGVCTACSLSCHDGHEIVELWTKRNFKCDCGNSKFGEFFCKLFPSKDVENVENSYNHNFKGLYCRCNQLYPDPDVEEQVEMIQCCMCEDWFHEEHIGLKSSDEIPRDEEGEPLYEDFVCDACSAFCSFLTQYPQTIWAAGVQRSDSANTKKDKDVMQDMHSACGSGKLENGICSDSSAKKDDVMAKTNSECLSGGKGLDTGESSESKVSSNHCNSDGSSHTTCHLGENLVSDLPILPNKPLFLSKNWRDILCRCAKCLDMYKQKHIGYLVDKEDSIAEYERTAKQKREEKLQHQEGAELSFLNKFGHVEKMEILNGIADMKNEFRTFLESFDPSKAITSDDVHQIFENLAKKRRRLE, encoded by the exons GAGGCGGATTTGGTTTTGGGTGGGGATGAAGGCAAGGAGTGCACCTATACTAAGGGCTATATGAAGAGACAGGCCATTTTCTCATGCCTCACTTGCACTCCAGAAGGAAATGCTGGAGTTTGCACTGCTTGCTCCTTATCTTGCCATGATGGTCATGAG ATTGTGGAGCTCTGGACCAAGAGAAATTTCAAATGTGATTGTGGGAATTCAAAGTTTGGGGAGTTCTTCTGCAAACTTTTTCCTAGCAAAGATGTAGAAAATGTTGAGAATTCGTATAACCATAACTTCAAAGGTTTATACTGCAGATGCAATCAACTATATCCTGATCCTGATGTTGAAGAACAGGTGGAGATGATACAATGCTGTATGTGTGAGGACTGGTTTCATGAGGAGCATATTGGTCTTAAGTCATCTGATGAG ATTCCTAGAGATGAGGAAGGAGAGCCTTTGTATGAAGATTTTGTATGTGATGCATGCTCGGCATTTTGTTCCTTTTTAACCCAATATCCTCAAACCATATGGGCTGCTGGGGTTCAGCGGAGTGATAGTGCTAATACCAAAAAGGATAAAGATGTAATGCAAGATATGCATTCAGCTTGTGGTTCTGGAAAGCTTGAGAATGGTATTTGTTCTGATAGTTCTGCTAAAAAGGATGATGTGATGGCTAAAACTAATTCTGAATGCTTGTCTGGTGGGAAGGGACTTGATACTGGAGAAAGTTCTGAAAGCAAGGTCAGTTCAAATCATTGCAATAGTGATGGTAGCTCACACACTACATGTCATCTTGGAGAAAATCTGGTGTCAGATTTAcctattttaccaaataaaccaCTATTTCTATCCAAAAATTGGAGGGATATCCTCTGCAGGTGTGCAAAATGCTTAGATATGTACAAGCAGAAACATATTGGTTATCTTGTTGACAAGGAGGATTCTATAGCAGAGTATGAAAGAACAGCAAAGCAGAAGAGGGAAGAAAAGTTGCAGCACCAAGAAGGTGCTGAGTTAAGTTTTCTCAATAAATTTGGTCACGTAGAGAAAATGGAGATTCTCAATGGCATCGCAGACATGAAAAATGAGTTCCGAACTTTCCTG GAGTCATTTGACCCATCAAAAGCAATCACATCTGATGATGTTCATCAGATTTTCGAGAATCTTGCAAAGAAGCGCAGGCGACTAGAGTAA